The Pecten maximus chromosome 14, xPecMax1.1, whole genome shotgun sequence genome includes a region encoding these proteins:
- the LOC117342781 gene encoding uncharacterized protein LOC117342781, translating into MNKMMSAIRSLFILFMVQCIYAAVLQDGVSPRKQRRLLKKAMRQIARDPLLSPGLPVSEFAPIPGQLMNPGIVDPLLMQSPLDSLLTEHQGLLSMGIGPQRPRMDTMTRDLINHNKAIGTRESLRQNRQIKKGLRKARKQFRQEKRARKQIRKQQRLMRKAAKQVNIIGGPHDVMGGTHDVMGGLHGVMGGTHGVMGGLHDVMGGSHGVMGGRHDVMGGLHDVMGGTHGVMGGLHDVMGGTHDVMGLPHGINGLSAPISPLHPDHHVAEDLLLNGGLNINKKIAKQDRKAIKQIKRQQKIIKKIAKQAKLVDRAMDLIPVPEPVGPLTDSILISDALNINNKIAKKEKKRIRQIKKQQKIMKKVVNQAGLINQALDTIPLPEPHVPLQPDHHLTDKILINDALNNNKHLAQNILINDAINRNQHIAEKILVNDALNKGSLLGVGGIHDHHLHGGDAIVTLIDADHPPPHHPHHQPHHPPPAPPKQNPIKSLVKGVILGGLGAMLLGK; encoded by the exons ATGAACAAAATGATGTCAGCCATTCGATCGTTGTTTATACTCTTCAtggtacaat GTATCTACGCAGCTGTACTACAAGACGGCGTTTCACCAAGGAAACAGAGGAGACTGTTGAAAAAGGCAATGCGTCAAATCGCCAGGGATCCGCTCTTGTCCCCTGGACTTCCTGTCTCAGAATTTGCACCGATCCCAGGACAGCTGATGAATCCTGGGATAGTTGATCCACTTTTAATGCAAAGTCCCCTTGACTCATTGCTAACTGAACACCAAGGACTTTTATCAATGGGGATCGGACCTCAACGTCCACGCATGGACACTATGACAAGGGACCTCATCAACCACAACAAAGCTATTGGTACAAGAGAGTCATTGCGACAGAATAGACAAATAAAAAAGGGACTGCGGAAGGCCCGAAAACAATTTAGACAAGAAAAAAGGGCAAGAAAGCAGATAAGGAAACAACAAAGACTCATGCGGAAAGCTGCTAAACAAGTAAATATCATTGGAGGTCCACACGACGTCATGGGCGGGACACATGATGTTATGGGTGGGTTACATGGTGTCATGGGCGGGACACATGGTGTCATGGGCGGGTTACATGATGTCATGGGCGGGTCACATGGTGTCATGGGCGGGAGACATGATGTCATGGGTGGGTTACATGATGTCATGGGAGGGACACATGGTGTCATGGGCGGGTTACATGATGTCATGGGCGGGACACATGATGTCATGGGTTTACCACATGGCATTAATGGATTATCAGCCCCAATCTCGCCTCTTCATCCGGATCATCATGTTGCAGAAGATCTTCTTCTAAATGGTGgattaaatatcaacaaaaagaTTGCCAAGCAGGATAGAAAGGCAATAAAGCAGATTAAAAGACaacaaaaaattatcaaaaagatTGCTAAACAAGCCAAACTTGTTGATAGAGCTATGGATTTAATTCCTGTACCGGAACCTGTGGGTCCTCTAACCGACTCGATTTTAATTAGCGATGCCTTAAATATTAACAACAAAATCGCCAAGAAGGAGAAAAAGAGAATAAGGcagattaaaaaacaacaaaagattATGAAAAAAGTTGTTAACCAAGCCGGACTTATCAATCAAGCCTTGGATACAATTCCTTTACCAGAACCTCACGTACCACTTCAACCCGATCACCATCTTACTGACAAGATTTTGATTAACGATGCATTGaataataacaaacatttagcacaaaacattttaatcaatGATGCTATCAATAGAAATCAACATATTGCAGAGAAAATTTTAGTAAACGATGCTTTGAATAAAGGCAGTTTGTTAGGAGTAGGGGGTATACATGATCATCATCTACATGGTGGTGATGCCATAGTAACGCTTATAGACGCTGATCACCCACCGcctcatcatcctcatcatcagcCTCATCATCCGCCACCCGCCCCGCCAAAACAAAACCCTATAAAGTCTCTTGTGAAAGGCGTGATATTAGGTGGTCTTGGCGCTATGTTGTTAGGGAAGTAA